cgctgcatcgcatCCAAGAGGCGCTCCTGTTTGTGCTTGCTGTTTCCGGATGGTGTACGCTGTTGTACAATGTTCTCAGTGTCTTCGTGTGGCAAACCGAGCTCGACCATGCGTCGCGAATATAGACGACCTGCGTCGACACTGTCGTTGGCTTGGTCATGGTCAAATTCGCGCCATGGCTTGCCGCCGTGAGGAATGCGCGGAGAGTAAAGGtttgtgcgctgcggcttTGTATCGTCGTAATCAATCACCGTATTTTCGGCCGTCTCGTCAAAAGACGCTTCGGCGGATGCGCCCATCGCGGCTTCATTGATAATGTCCGCCGCGGTGAGCTCCTCTTTGGGtggtggcggcggcggcagcggctGTGTGCGCTCGACAATTATCTGCTtctgcacacgctcttCGACTTGGGAGAAAGCGGCCTCGTGGACGTGGCGCTCCACAGTCTCCTCGACGCGGAATTGCGCACCCTCTTCCACGGCATGTACCGATTCTTCTTGATGCATGGCCCCGTCGGCACTACGATGATTACGCACAAACGCAGAAGCACTGATGCTTCCTGAACGTCGGTGGTCGGGAGGTGCCATGTCGCCAAACAGGGCGACCGTATTCGTCTCGAGCGGCAACGGTAAAAAGTTTGGCTGGTTGGGGTCGTCGTTAGCGACATGAATGTGTTGCGACAGATTGCTGCCGAACCCGGGCATTGCAATATTGTGGCACATATCGTCGCCGGTAAAACCCGTACTGCCAAGCTGTGTATTGCTTCCATCGTAGAGCTGCCAATTCGGCAGCTCAGGGACGTGGTATTCAGGCGCATTCTCGTCGTAAACAACGCTGCTGCGAGAAGGTGCAGGCGACAAGCTGCGTGCACGGTGagcagagcgccgcagtAGCCTCGAGACACCAAGTCGCTTCGATGGACTTGCTAGTGCGTCGTCCTCCTGCTCATTTGCTGGGCCAGGCGAGCGGCCCCGCACGCGCTCAATTTGGTTTGAGAGACGATTGCGCAAGGAACGTTTCGGCGACTTCGGCACATATGTTGCATCGCGTTGTGGCGAAGGTGGCTCAAGACCCCCTTGCATGATATGCACTCTAAAATCTCACCAAATTGCAGCTTGGAGAGAATGTGGAACGCAgacggcgtcgagcaagtTTATGTACGTGTAACATCTACGTGTTGTTGCGTGTGatgtcacgtgatacgATCGCCGCACGGACCTACGTGAGGCGGAAGACGAGCGCAACGCCTTCGTCGCCTGCACCAACCATTTTGTAGCCTTTGAATTGGGAGGGATCCACATAGGCACCGAGGCCACCAGTATCGTGGCCTTGCGTAATGCCATCGTCTATACCCACGGCGACGTCCAAAACGCCGTCGGTAAAACCGTGCTGAGTGCCAAGCAGTGCCATTGTCCGTGCATCGAATGTGCGGATGCGATGGTCCACAGAACTTGTCGTAAATAGCGGTGTGTAAGGATGTACGATGATTTTTGTCACTGCAGAGTCATGCATCGCCTCGCTGCGGGCTTTGCTGACACCCAGGTCCCAAACAATTACTTTGCCGTCCGTGCCGGCAGAAACGGCGTGCGTCGACGTTTGGGATGTGGGTCCCACAAACGAGCCAGGCGTGACGGCGGGAAGCAAATCAATGAATTCAACCGATTCGATGCTCTCGCCTTCGGCATGGCCGACAAGTGTGCCGACGATACTCGCCGGAGAACCAGCGTCGACATTGGCAACGTTCACGACACGAAGCAGGccggctgcgccgcccaccAAGACAAGACGCCCGTCGGGACTAATGCACAGCGACGTGACTCCACCTTCCAGTGTAAACCTGTTGTCCTCCGCCCCAAGTTTGGCTTGGACCGTTGCGTTGCGTGGGTCCCAGACAATCAGAGATCCGTCTTCGCTGCCGCTGATCAACTTGCGGCCATCGGGCgtgaagcgcgcgcaagagaTGGCTTCAGTGTGCCCACTAAATACGTTCATAAGGTTGCCAGAAGGCAGCTGCCACATCCAAAGGGTTGAGTCAGACGAGCCCGCGACCAGGACGCTGCCTTTTGGGTGCCACAAAAGGCATGTGACTTCAGAGGGACCTTCGAGGCTCGTCAAAAACTCCCAGTTGCTCCAGTCGTCACCCGTTCCATGTCGGCGCCATACACGAACGCGGCCATCGAGACCACCCGTTGCGACCATTTCGCCGTCCGCACTAAACGCCACGGCGACGACACTGTCGGTATGCccgccgagctgcgccacTTCAGCACCGTCGATCGTATTCCAGATCCACGCGCCATCATCCTCACCACCTGAAACGGCCAGTGATGGATGTGGAAAGCTGGGATGCAGCGTGACGCAGAATATAGATTTTCGGTGCGAATAAAACGCGGCGATCGAGTCGTCGCGGAACTCTTCGTCTTGGTCACCGCCGTCATCAGGCACATCGTCGTCCTCCATGGGCGCCTCATCTGTATTCGACACATCAGCCTCGATATCTTCGCCAGAAATGACCAAATCTTCATTTTCCGGCTCGAGCTCACCGCTCGCCATGTTCTCTTCTCTCGTCATGCCAGGAAAGTCGAAGCGCAAAAAAGGTGCGAATCGGGGCAAGTGTGCTGAGTCAGCACAACAAGGGACAGCCCGGTTCTAGGTTGGTGTCCTTCCAACATTATACTGCCTCCGCTTTTCCGGTTAGCGCAGACACTGAGCAGGAGGATGGCGACAAGCACAAAAAATGCAACAGAAAAGTCTCCGATTGAGCTGGCGAaacgcgctgctgcgtttgcagctGTGGATGCGCATATACGCCCAGGGGACAAGGTGATTGGAATTGGGTCTGGTGCGTTGCTTTTGTGCTTACACTAGGGTCCACTGTACCATATGCTGTTGAACGCATTGCTGCTATGGGAAAGGCGGCGAACGAAAACCGCTTTTTTGTACCAACTGGATTTCAGTCGCAGAATTTGATTCTTGATGCTGGTACGTCCACATATGCAGCTGACATGCAGGACTGCAACTCGGCGATATTTCAGCATTTCCAGAGCTGGATGTGACCGTGGACGGTGCAGATGAGTGCGTATGCATACATTACTCACCTATAGAGTGGACAGTGATTTAAACCTGATTAAGGGCGGGGGTGCATGCCACTTGCGCGAAAAGGTGATCGCTGAATCTGCCAAGACGTTTGTCGTCGTTGCTGATTTCCGCAAAGAGTCCAAGGTGCTCGGCGAAAAGTACACGAAGGGAGTGCCAGTGGAAATCGTTCCATTTGCATCCGCGCGTGTGCTTTCCGCTCTGCGTGCACTGGGCAGCACAAAAGCCGCACTTCGTATGGCCAAGGAAAAAGCGGGGCCTGTAGTTACAGACAATGGCAATTTCtgcgtcgatgcgccgtTCCCCGAATCAATGATGAGGGATCCATCGGCCCTCTTACATCAAATCAAATTCATCACGGGTGTGGTTGAAGTAGGCTTGTTCACAAATATGTGTGAAGCTGCTTACTTTGGCAACGAGGACGGCACAATTACGATCCAGTCGCTTGATGGATCCAAGGAGGCCAACATTAAGGTAGATTTGTAGCTGGTAGTGTCGCGTGCCAATTTTGCCCATGTGGAGCAATCGACTCAAATATTTTTGCCTCCCCTTTTTCAACCGCTACATGCAAGAAGAAACGAAAgcgaaagcgccgcgccgcgaaaaaTTGATCCGCCCACGCGGAAAACGCGGCGGTGTTAAGCACCGTCCCAAAGGAAGCGTGAAACAAGCACATACAGTTGCAATTGCCAAGTACCATGCGCTTGAAAAGCAGATAGCGCAGACGACGGATATAGCGGAGCGGAGCGCGCTAGAAAAGCAGCAACGCAAGCTTGGGGGCCTTGCAAAGTACCAGGACCAAAGTACTACAGGTAGCGCTACCGATCGTGGCGGAGAGAGCGGCAAGTGGTGTGCCAAAACACTGAAAAACATTATTGCTCCCGATACCAAGATTTCGCTGCTCGATGTAGGTGCTATTGCGGGTACTGCGTATACAAAGTACACAAGCTGGATCACGACGACCAGCATCGATCTAAATCCTCGTTCAGAGAATGTACATCAAAGCGACTTTTTTGATTggcccgcgccgagcgccgaggCCCGGTACAATGTGGTGGCCCTCTCGCTCGTGATCAACTTTGTTGGCGATCTGCACAAGAGGGGTGAGCTattgctgcacgcacaccaGTATTTACGTCCCGATGGATACTTATACATTGTGCTTCCTCTTGCATGCGTAAAAAATAGCCGCTACATGACACATGCGCACTTCACGGCGCTCGTGAATTCGGCGGGCTACAGCGTGGTGTGCAACGAAGACAGTGCCAAACTCACACGGTGGCTGCTACAGACCAAGGCACCGAAGTCGCTCACCAAGTCGCAGCGCAAGTTATCTTCTAAAGAAAAGCTTATGGCGCAGTATTGGGACGGCATAGTGTACAAGAAGCACGAATTGCTCCCTGGCGACGCACACAATAATTTCGCCATCTTGCTTCCGTAGGACCGTGCACGTTGGCACGTGACACGTCATAAACGCTGGCACGGCTTTCCCGTTGCTTAATATCACACCATCATGGCCGCGaagcagcttgtcgaggTAGGTGGCGTTAATGGTAGTCACTGACAATGCAGAAATTCATTTCTGAACACGCCATTGCTATGTTTAGCAAATCGTACTGCCCGTACTGCAAGCGTTCGAAGGACGTCATTTCGAAACTGAACGTGGACCAGAGCAAGGTCGGCGTTCTCGAGCTCGATCAGACCAACGACGGTAGCGACATTCAGAACTACCTGAAGGAAAAGACGGATAAGAGTACTGTGCCGAGCATTTTTATTTCTGGCGACTTTATCGGCGGCTGCGACGACCTTCTTAAGATCCAGTCCGATGGCGAGCTTGACAAGCTTGTTGCAAACATTTAAAGAAGATAGGATCATGCAAACATGCGCATTAAGAACAAATTGATTTGTGCTACTCTTCCCGTGCATTCTCTACTAGCGAGTATTCTGAAGTCAGCATTGCAGCGAGTCATACGTTTGGTTAGTTTGCATTCGCCACCCCGCTCCAGATCGAGTGCGTATGTATAGAAATAGCCGTCTGAAGTAATTACCATGACAACCGGTTGTGTACTGGGTAAGTAAAGTATCGTAAT
This region of Malassezia vespertilionis chromosome 9, complete sequence genomic DNA includes:
- the SQT1 gene encoding 60S ribosomal subunit assembly or modification protein (COG:S; EggNog:ENOG503P189), with amino-acid sequence MTREENMASGELEPENEDLVISGEDIEADVSNTDEAPMEDDDVPDDGGDQDEEFRDDSIAAFYSHRKSIFCVTLHPSFPHPSLAVSGGEDDGAWIWNTIDGAEVAQLGGHTDSVVAVAFSADGEMVATGGLDGRVRVWRRHGTGDDWSNWEFLTSLEGPSEVTCLLWHPKGSVLVAGSSDSTLWMWQLPSGNLMNVFSGHTEAISCARFTPDGRKLISGSEDGSLIVWDPRNATVQAKLGAEDNRFTLEGGVTSLCISPDGRLVLVGGAAGLLRVVNVANVDAGSPASIVGTLVGHAEGESIESVEFIDLLPAVTPGSFVGPTSQTSTHAVSAGTDGKVIVWDLGVSKARSEAMHDSAVTKIIVHPYTPLFTTSSVDHRIRTFDARTMALLGTQHGFTDGVLDVAVGIDDGITQGHDTGGLGAYVDPSQFKGYKMVGAGDEGVALVFRLT
- the RKI1 gene encoding ribose-5-phosphate isomerase (COG:G; BUSCO:EOG092641UM; EggNog:ENOG503NWRM); the encoded protein is MATSTKNATEKSPIELAKRAAAFAAVDAHIRPGDKVIGIGSGSTVPYAVERIAAMGKAANENRFFVPTGFQSQNLILDAELDVTVDGADEVDSDLNLIKGGGACHLREKVIAESAKTFVVVADFRKESKVLGEKYTKGVPVEIVPFASARVLSALRALGSTKAALRMAKEKAGPVVTDNGNFCVDAPFPESMMRDPSALLHQIKFITGVVEVGLFTNMCEAAYFGNEDGTITIQSLDGSKEANIKVDL
- the BMT2 gene encoding 25S rRNA (adenine(2142)-N(1))-methyltransferase (EggNog:ENOG503P05N; COG:B; BUSCO:EOG09263PWF) codes for the protein MQEETKAKAPRREKLIRPRGKRGGVKHRPKGSVKQAHTVAIAKYHALEKQIAQTTDIAERSALEKQQRKLGGLAKYQDQSTTGSATDRGGESGKWCAKTLKNIIAPDTKISLLDVGAIAGTAYTKYTSWITTTSIDLNPRSENVHQSDFFDWPAPSAEARYNVVALSLVINFVGDLHKRGELLLHAHQYLRPDGYLYIVLPLACVKNSRYMTHAHFTALVNSAGYSVVCNEDSAKLTRWLLQTKAPKSLTKSQRKLSSKEKLMAQYWDGIVYKKHELLPGDAHNNFAILLP
- a CDS encoding uncharacterized protein (COG:O; EggNog:ENOG503P6QI) — its product is MAAKQLVEKFISEHAIAMFSKSYCPYCKRSKDVISKLNVDQSKVGVLELDQTNDGSDIQNYLKEKTDKSTVPSIFISGDFIGGCDDLLKIQSDGELDKLVANI